Proteins from one Streptosporangium becharense genomic window:
- a CDS encoding RNA polymerase sigma factor, with translation MQRDQRSLVGTALLLTGSHDQAIRLALRSFHTVAQTWPPPLWENPTTHAQIALYRRFLQRPSAAGSTALVRLPPRQRLLVVACLHDGRTRADMAGLLGLPEETVEQEITEAVKTLTNGNESRLVTRMANAAGEASVPDLTGLSMRTLRRRRTRGVLLGAAAVLVPVGLIAGFALVQQGEVWNSALGEGGHARSPQARAQEQEPVGAVSTPRRGTLSEPGTTPTPAGTPEVGTTPAPGAAAKPWQPPRTSSVIRYAAPERCPDGGTAAPPRSGQVSCTGWTLKLVSDGREGRDGRDGSAECEGRDRCESTLSIPDAAQRLAHGDDRRLPRLYPAISPDGRRIAYLSAAEGRYVAHDLKSGVKRYLSPVLTPEDTEDGTLVSVSSDGRRFTVTLGERRLRTDFATGTLTSVPAEQMPATEKAAGWLREKYGTWKDSPSGKYAAAVTPGEGGRESLHVVDAGSRRVFKTLSLPEVERPARAEVVGWPGTREVVVRMNAASGGGLLGYFRMDAVTGRAEPVPGLPEGDPIVLGASTAL, from the coding sequence GTGCAGCGCGATCAGCGTTCCCTCGTCGGCACCGCCCTCCTTCTCACCGGCAGCCACGACCAGGCCATACGCCTCGCCCTGCGCTCCTTCCACACGGTGGCCCAGACCTGGCCGCCGCCGCTGTGGGAGAACCCGACGACGCACGCCCAGATCGCGCTCTACCGCCGTTTCCTCCAGCGGCCGAGCGCGGCGGGGTCCACCGCCCTGGTACGGCTCCCACCCCGGCAGCGGCTCCTCGTCGTCGCCTGCCTGCACGACGGCAGAACCCGGGCCGATATGGCCGGTCTCCTCGGACTGCCCGAGGAGACCGTGGAGCAGGAGATCACCGAGGCGGTGAAGACCCTGACCAACGGCAACGAGAGTCGTCTGGTCACCCGAATGGCCAACGCGGCGGGCGAGGCCTCGGTTCCCGACCTCACCGGCCTTTCCATGCGCACGCTCCGGCGGCGGCGCACCCGGGGGGTGCTCCTCGGCGCGGCCGCGGTGCTCGTCCCCGTCGGCCTGATCGCCGGCTTCGCCCTGGTGCAGCAGGGCGAGGTGTGGAACTCGGCGCTGGGCGAGGGCGGTCACGCCCGCTCCCCGCAGGCCCGTGCGCAGGAGCAGGAGCCGGTGGGTGCCGTCTCCACCCCCCGGCGGGGCACCCTCTCCGAGCCGGGTACGACGCCCACGCCGGCCGGCACGCCCGAGGTGGGGACCACGCCCGCACCGGGCGCCGCCGCGAAGCCGTGGCAACCCCCGCGGACGTCCTCGGTGATCCGCTACGCGGCCCCCGAGCGCTGCCCGGACGGCGGCACGGCGGCCCCGCCCCGGTCCGGCCAGGTGAGCTGCACGGGCTGGACGCTCAAGCTGGTCTCCGACGGCCGTGAGGGCCGCGACGGCCGCGACGGCTCTGCCGAGTGCGAGGGCCGCGACCGGTGCGAGTCGACCCTGAGCATCCCCGACGCCGCCCAGCGGCTCGCACACGGCGACGACCGCAGGCTCCCCCGCCTCTACCCCGCCATCAGCCCCGACGGGCGCCGCATCGCCTATCTCAGCGCCGCCGAGGGCCGTTACGTCGCACACGACCTGAAGAGCGGCGTGAAGCGTTACCTGTCGCCGGTCCTCACCCCCGAGGACACCGAGGACGGCACGCTGGTGAGCGTCTCCTCCGACGGCCGCCGCTTCACCGTCACGCTGGGCGAGCGGCGGTTGCGGACCGACTTCGCGACCGGGACCCTCACGTCCGTACCGGCGGAACAGATGCCGGCGACGGAGAAGGCCGCCGGCTGGCTCCGCGAGAAGTACGGCACCTGGAAGGACTCCCCCAGCGGCAAGTACGCCGCCGCGGTCACACCCGGCGAGGGCGGGCGGGAGAGCCTCCACGTCGTCGACGCCGGCTCCCGGCGGGTCTTCAAGACCCTCTCGCTGCCCGAGGTCGAGCGGCCCGCCAGGGCCGAGGTCGTGGGCTGGCCCGGCACGCGCGAAGTGGTCGTCAGGATGAACGCCGCCTCCGGGGGCGGGCTGCTGGGTTACTTCCGGATGGACGCCGTCACCGGCCGGGCCGAGCCCGTACCCGGCCTCCCCGAGGGCGACCCGATCGTGCTGGGCGCCTCGACGGCCCTGTGA
- a CDS encoding bifunctional serine/threonine-protein kinase/glutamate ABC transporter substrate-binding protein — MMPEIAPLEAGEPQRLGPFRIVGRIGEGGQGVVYLGMNTVEERVAIKLLHVKFSGDASARSRFAREARAAQRVASFCTAAVLGADLEGDTPYIASEYIEGRSLRAVVEDDGPLRGAALQRLAIGTATALTAIHQAAIAHLDFKPDNVLMAADGPRVVDFGIARILDSTGTITSRAIGTPAYMAPEQISGSYVGPETDIFAWGATIVFAATGETAFSGTSIAVVLNRILNHDPDLSSMPEPLRGVVRSALAKKHQDRPSADRLLLRLLGHPDAANASPAILTQGVRIATPKSRRDDDRDDARDRGGDSAPARGDDGRDRIREGGQEATRPREDEGEATSPIRAPKTRQVKPRTGAGTGVSPQEAPASSAGSSPQQPSYDQPIRLDRPIASNRPVPPAQPAWPPAPAQSAQPAQPAQPAARPPQPAQPARPPQPAQSAQSAPPVRENPTGQDARRPSAYEESASGRGPAAGTGDPVETFRIVGKPSRGPAVPSRGPAEHSPESTELVRGPADRPRSTGRADRPGVPGYLEHPVPPGYQTPAGYPSQADVPPPSWQAGVQPPSWQAEPVGYGVPAAPTRRRRGRWIAAGVAVVLVAVAAVAAVRWWPRAEPGVNTTGPDASTSMLDRAAKTRKLTVGLRDGLPGIALRNTDGTWSGFEVDLALEIAKALGVPESGVTFQATTLPDRPKLLADGDVDMVLATYSINDTDDVTFAGPYYLAHVDVLVKDGSRILAVNGLKGKRLCQPASSASVAVVQRKAAPLTLVPAQHYTDCINKLQADQVDAIPGDDLLLAGFANRESTRYKVLGAKLTDERYAVALKQGDTRGCETVSDVIADLYRNGTMGRLLDRHFSKVKFAGRENTLPPMAPCA, encoded by the coding sequence ATGATGCCGGAGATCGCGCCGCTGGAAGCGGGGGAGCCGCAGCGGCTCGGCCCGTTCCGCATCGTCGGGCGGATCGGTGAGGGCGGCCAGGGCGTCGTCTACCTGGGCATGAACACCGTCGAGGAGCGTGTGGCGATCAAGCTGCTGCACGTGAAGTTCTCCGGCGACGCGAGTGCAAGATCACGCTTCGCCCGGGAGGCGCGGGCCGCGCAGCGGGTCGCCTCCTTCTGCACGGCGGCCGTCCTGGGGGCCGACCTCGAAGGCGACACCCCCTACATCGCGAGCGAGTACATCGAGGGCAGGTCCCTGCGGGCCGTCGTGGAGGACGACGGGCCGCTGCGCGGCGCCGCCCTGCAGCGGCTGGCGATCGGCACGGCCACCGCCCTCACCGCGATCCACCAGGCCGCCATCGCCCACCTCGACTTCAAGCCCGACAACGTGCTCATGGCGGCCGACGGTCCGCGGGTGGTCGACTTCGGCATCGCCCGCATCCTCGACTCCACCGGCACCATCACCAGCCGGGCGATCGGCACCCCGGCCTACATGGCGCCTGAGCAGATCTCCGGCTCCTACGTCGGGCCGGAGACCGACATCTTCGCCTGGGGGGCGACGATCGTCTTCGCGGCGACCGGCGAGACCGCCTTCTCGGGGACCTCCATCGCGGTGGTGCTCAACCGCATCCTCAACCACGATCCCGACCTCAGCTCCATGCCCGAGCCGCTGCGCGGGGTGGTCCGCTCGGCGCTGGCCAAGAAGCATCAGGACCGGCCCTCGGCCGACCGGCTTCTGCTCAGGCTGCTGGGTCATCCTGACGCGGCGAACGCCTCACCCGCGATCCTCACCCAGGGAGTCCGGATCGCCACGCCCAAGAGCAGGCGGGACGACGACCGTGACGACGCACGCGACAGGGGGGGTGACTCCGCGCCTGCCCGGGGTGACGACGGCCGCGACCGGATCCGTGAAGGGGGCCAGGAGGCTACCCGGCCCCGGGAGGACGAGGGTGAGGCCACCAGCCCCATTCGGGCCCCCAAGACCAGGCAGGTCAAGCCGCGGACGGGAGCAGGCACGGGGGTGTCCCCGCAGGAGGCGCCTGCGTCGTCCGCCGGCTCCAGCCCTCAGCAGCCCTCCTACGACCAGCCGATCAGGCTGGATCGGCCCATCGCGTCCAACCGGCCCGTCCCGCCCGCCCAGCCGGCCTGGCCCCCCGCGCCGGCGCAGAGCGCGCAGCCGGCCCAGCCCGCGCAGCCGGCCGCCCGGCCTCCCCAGCCCGCGCAGCCCGCCCGGCCGCCCCAGCCCGCCCAGTCCGCCCAGTCCGCTCCGCCGGTCCGGGAGAACCCGACGGGTCAGGACGCGCGGCGACCCTCCGCGTACGAGGAGTCCGCTTCCGGCCGCGGTCCTGCGGCGGGGACAGGCGACCCGGTGGAGACCTTCCGGATCGTCGGGAAGCCGTCCCGCGGTCCCGCGGTTCCCTCTCGCGGTCCCGCGGAGCACTCCCCCGAGTCCACCGAGCTCGTCCGCGGCCCCGCGGACCGGCCGCGTTCCACCGGGCGTGCGGACCGGCCCGGGGTGCCGGGATACCTGGAACACCCCGTTCCCCCCGGCTACCAGACCCCGGCGGGCTATCCGAGCCAGGCGGACGTACCGCCGCCGAGCTGGCAGGCGGGAGTGCAGCCGCCGAGCTGGCAGGCGGAGCCGGTCGGGTACGGCGTCCCCGCCGCCCCCACCCGGCGGCGCCGCGGGCGCTGGATCGCCGCCGGGGTGGCCGTGGTGCTGGTCGCGGTGGCGGCCGTGGCGGCCGTACGGTGGTGGCCGAGAGCCGAGCCGGGTGTCAACACGACGGGGCCGGACGCGTCCACCTCGATGCTCGACAGGGCGGCCAAGACGCGCAAGCTCACCGTCGGCCTGCGCGACGGCCTGCCCGGTATCGCGCTGAGGAACACCGACGGCACGTGGAGCGGTTTCGAGGTCGACCTCGCCCTGGAGATCGCCAAGGCGCTGGGAGTGCCGGAGAGCGGTGTGACCTTCCAGGCCACGACCCTCCCCGACCGGCCCAAGCTGCTCGCGGACGGCGACGTCGACATGGTCCTGGCGACGTACTCGATCAACGACACCGACGACGTCACCTTCGCCGGGCCGTACTATCTCGCCCACGTCGACGTCCTCGTCAAGGACGGCTCGCGGATCCTGGCCGTCAACGGGCTGAAGGGCAAGCGGCTCTGCCAGCCGGCCTCCAGTGCCTCGGTGGCCGTGGTGCAGCGGAAGGCGGCGCCGCTCACGCTGGTCCCGGCCCAGCACTACACCGACTGCATCAACAAGCTGCAGGCGGACCAGGTCGACGCGATTCCCGGTGACGACCTGCTGCTGGCCGGGTTCGCCAACCGGGAGAGCACCCGTTACAAGGTGCTCGGCGCCAAGCTCACCGACGAGCGCTACGCGGTGGCGCTGAAGCAGGGCGACACACGCGGCTGCGAGACCGTCTCGGACGTGATCGCCGACCTCTACCGGAACGGCACGATGGGCAGGCTGCTCGACAGGCACTTCTCCAAGGTCAAGTTCGCCGGCCGGGAGAACACGCTTCCTCCCATGGCCCCCTGCGCGTGA